One segment of candidate division WOR-1 bacterium RIFOXYB2_FULL_36_35 DNA contains the following:
- a CDS encoding ATP-dependent Clp protease ATP-binding subunit ClpC codes for MFERFSEHAIRIIMSAQEEAKKMKASEVRVEHLLLGMIREKESIIIKTFEALGLYAEELRTILEKNLPSEITIQKQEIPFSNNVKKVIEISWEEARTLGHNYIGAEHLFLALLRIESGITAELFKKYNITEQQAKQSLISYMTQQTTQHKQFPKRSDTPFLDSFSRDLTKLARESKLDPVIGRHKEIERVIQILSRRKKNNPVLLGEAGVGKTAIVEGLAQRIIAADIPSPLLNKRIISLDLGLLVSGTRYRGEFEERLKKIMTEIIKSGKIILFIDELHTLIGAGAAEGAMDAANILKPSLARGEIHVIGATTLNEYRKKIESDPALERRFQSVIVDEPKVVDTIEILKGLRSRYEDFHKVRITNDALVSAARLSDRYIADRKLPDKAIDLMDEAASKIMLKSNIAPPELLELNKKLEEMKTKKEAAIQNQDFEIAAKLRDEEMQLKNKYEEASKKVVGVSYDELPIVDSEAIAEVVSAWTGFPITQLTSEETKRLLMMEEELSQKVVGQKEAITTISKSIRRARTGLKNPNRPIGSFIFLGPSGVGKTELAKCLAEFLFGDKDAMVRIDMSEYLESHTISRLLGSPPGYIGHGEGGLLTEPIRKKPHSVVLFDEIEKAHKDVMNILLQILDDGTATDAQGRKVDFKNTVLIMTSNIGGDLFQKESSIGFINREDAHANYEKTKKEVLEKLSKEFKPEFLNRIDETVVFAPLSKEDLAEIVDLMIEDINERIKEKEMSIKITKKAKDFLVEKGYDPKFGARPLRRTIEDYIEDPLSEEVLRGKIIFGSEIKADTKDNKIIFSTLKTNSKNLQKSLLVKETSLKNK; via the coding sequence ATGTTTGAAAGGTTTTCTGAACATGCAATTCGCATAATAATGTCGGCCCAAGAAGAGGCAAAAAAGATGAAAGCTTCCGAAGTTAGAGTAGAACATCTTTTACTTGGAATGATAAGAGAAAAAGAATCTATAATAATTAAAACATTTGAAGCTTTAGGCCTTTATGCCGAAGAACTAAGGACAATCTTAGAAAAAAATCTGCCGTCGGAAATTACCATACAAAAACAAGAAATTCCATTTTCAAACAATGTAAAAAAAGTAATAGAAATATCATGGGAAGAAGCAAGAACCCTGGGACATAATTATATTGGCGCAGAGCATTTATTTCTTGCCTTGTTAAGAATAGAATCAGGGATAACAGCCGAATTGTTTAAGAAATATAACATAACTGAACAACAGGCAAAACAGAGCCTGATTTCATACATGACTCAACAGACTACCCAACACAAACAATTCCCCAAAAGGAGTGATACTCCGTTTCTCGACAGTTTTAGTAGGGATTTAACAAAACTTGCCAGAGAATCAAAACTTGACCCTGTCATAGGCAGGCACAAAGAGATAGAAAGAGTAATCCAGATTTTATCTCGCCGCAAGAAAAATAATCCTGTACTTTTAGGAGAAGCGGGAGTTGGAAAGACAGCCATTGTTGAGGGACTAGCCCAAAGAATTATTGCGGCAGACATTCCAAGCCCCCTACTAAACAAAAGAATTATCTCTTTAGATCTTGGTCTTTTGGTGTCGGGGACAAGATACAGAGGAGAATTTGAAGAAAGACTAAAAAAGATAATGACAGAAATAATAAAGTCAGGGAAAATAATCCTTTTTATAGACGAACTTCACACTCTAATAGGAGCAGGGGCCGCAGAAGGGGCCATGGATGCGGCAAACATACTAAAACCTTCCCTTGCGCGCGGAGAGATTCATGTAATTGGAGCAACAACGCTAAATGAATACAGGAAAAAAATAGAATCTGATCCCGCATTGGAAAGAAGATTCCAGTCAGTAATTGTTGACGAGCCAAAGGTTGTAGACACAATTGAAATTTTAAAAGGTTTAAGAAGCCGTTATGAGGATTTCCATAAAGTAAGAATTACAAACGATGCTCTTGTTTCTGCTGCAAGGCTTTCGGATCGTTATATCGCCGACAGAAAACTTCCTGACAAAGCAATAGATTTAATGGATGAAGCCGCCTCAAAAATAATGCTCAAATCAAACATTGCGCCTCCCGAACTTTTAGAACTCAACAAAAAATTAGAAGAGATGAAAACAAAAAAAGAGGCTGCCATACAAAATCAGGACTTTGAAATAGCTGCTAAGTTAAGAGATGAAGAGATGCAACTAAAAAATAAGTATGAAGAAGCATCAAAAAAAGTTGTTGGAGTATCTTATGATGAACTGCCAATTGTAGATTCCGAAGCTATAGCAGAAGTTGTCTCCGCATGGACAGGATTTCCTATTACCCAATTAACTTCCGAAGAAACAAAAAGGCTGCTAATGATGGAAGAAGAATTATCTCAAAAAGTCGTAGGCCAAAAAGAGGCAATAACAACTATTTCAAAATCCATACGAAGAGCTCGGACAGGACTTAAAAATCCAAACAGGCCTATAGGATCATTTATATTTCTTGGCCCTTCCGGCGTTGGAAAAACAGAGCTGGCAAAATGTTTGGCGGAGTTTTTGTTTGGAGACAAAGATGCAATGGTCAGAATTGATATGTCGGAATATTTAGAATCTCATACGATATCACGATTGCTAGGCTCCCCTCCCGGCTATATAGGCCATGGCGAAGGTGGATTACTAACAGAACCTATCCGCAAAAAACCACATTCTGTCGTTTTATTTGATGAAATTGAAAAAGCACATAAAGACGTAATGAATATCCTTCTTCAAATTTTAGATGACGGAACTGCAACTGACGCGCAAGGGAGGAAAGTCGATTTTAAAAACACAGTATTAATAATGACAAGCAATATCGGCGGAGATCTTTTTCAGAAGGAATCTTCAATTGGCTTTATAAACAGAGAAGATGCGCATGCCAACTACGAAAAAACAAAAAAAGAAGTTCTGGAAAAACTTTCAAAAGAGTTTAAGCCGGAGTTTTTAAACAGAATAGATGAAACAGTTGTTTTCGCTCCATTGTCAAAGGAGGATTTAGCTGAAATAGTAGACTTAATGATAGAAGACATCAACGAAAGAATAAAAGAAAAAGAGATGTCTATTAAAATCACAAAAAAAGCTAAAGATTTTCTTGTGGAAAAAGGCTACGACCCCAAATTTGGAGCCAGGCCTTTGAGACGTACTATCGAAGACTATATTGAAGATCCCCTTTCGGAAGAGGTTCTTCGGGGGAAAATTATATTTGGTTCGGAAATAAAAGCTGATACAAAAGACAACAAAATAATTTTCAGCACTTTAAAAACAAATTCAAAAAATCTGCAAAAATCGCTGTTGGTCAAAGAAACCTCTTTAAAGAATAAATGA
- a CDS encoding DNA repair protein RadA: MKTESRFFCQNCGNDFPRWSGQCQSCGAWNSLVEEKTVKAKQTVYKPKHAELNTTPLSIKDIDYNQEERKSSGVEEFDRVLGGGIVPGAVILVGGDPGIGKSTLMLQIANKSDKKILYASGEESAKQIKIRAQRLGALSEKIKVYAETNLFLIEKGIEQEKPEIVIIDSIQTMFREDIDSAPGSVSQVRECAAYLVKIAKETHIPIFIIGHVTKEGNIAGPRILEHIVDAVIYFEGEQHKQFRILRGIKNRFGSISEVGIFEMTETGLVTVDNPSEIFLAERPKGESGSTITAIIEGSRPLLIEVQALTAYTKMVMPRRTSVGIDYNRLMMILAVLEKKANLKLSSLDIFVSIAGGIKVAEPAIDLPMALAVASSYKNKPLPEDLIAVGEIGLTGEVRAVNQIEKRITEAEKLGFKKILIPKGNLKQIKTSKIEIAVAGSISEAFNNIGTVEK, translated from the coding sequence ATGAAAACCGAATCACGTTTTTTTTGCCAAAATTGCGGGAATGATTTCCCGAGATGGTCAGGGCAATGTCAATCTTGTGGCGCCTGGAACAGTCTGGTCGAAGAAAAAACCGTGAAAGCTAAACAAACAGTCTACAAACCCAAACATGCCGAGTTAAATACAACTCCACTATCAATAAAAGATATAGATTATAACCAAGAAGAGAGAAAATCATCCGGAGTGGAAGAATTTGACAGGGTTTTAGGGGGTGGGATTGTCCCGGGGGCTGTAATTTTAGTGGGCGGTGATCCGGGAATCGGGAAATCAACCTTAATGCTGCAAATTGCAAATAAATCAGACAAAAAAATCCTTTATGCTTCAGGAGAGGAATCAGCAAAACAAATTAAAATCAGGGCTCAACGACTTGGAGCGCTATCTGAAAAAATTAAGGTTTATGCCGAAACAAATTTATTTTTAATAGAAAAAGGGATAGAACAAGAAAAGCCTGAAATCGTAATAATAGATTCTATACAAACAATGTTTCGTGAAGATATAGATTCTGCCCCGGGATCTGTTTCACAGGTGAGAGAGTGTGCAGCTTACCTGGTAAAAATAGCAAAAGAGACTCATATCCCAATATTTATAATCGGGCATGTCACAAAAGAAGGGAACATCGCAGGGCCTAGAATTTTGGAGCACATAGTTGATGCTGTCATCTATTTTGAGGGAGAACAACACAAACAGTTTAGAATTCTTCGAGGGATAAAAAACAGATTCGGATCTATATCAGAAGTCGGTATCTTTGAAATGACAGAAACAGGGCTTGTAACAGTTGACAATCCATCTGAAATCTTCCTGGCAGAAAGGCCCAAAGGAGAAAGCGGATCAACAATTACAGCCATTATAGAAGGATCAAGACCTCTTTTAATTGAAGTACAAGCCTTAACAGCATATACAAAGATGGTAATGCCACGAAGAACATCGGTCGGCATTGATTACAACAGATTGATGATGATTCTGGCTGTTCTGGAGAAAAAAGCCAATTTAAAACTATCGTCTCTTGATATTTTTGTAAGCATTGCTGGAGGGATAAAGGTTGCGGAACCTGCCATCGACCTCCCCATGGCGCTGGCAGTCGCGTCTTCCTATAAAAACAAACCGCTTCCGGAAGATTTAATCGCTGTCGGAGAAATAGGATTAACGGGAGAAGTAAGAGCTGTTAATCAGATCGAAAAAAGGATAACAGAAGCCGAAAAGCTCGGCTTTAAGAAGATTCTAATTCCAAAAGGGAATCTGAAACAGATAAAAACTTCCAAAATAGAAATCGCGGTAGCCGGATCGATTTCTGAGGCATTTAATAATATCGGAACTGTTGAGAAATAA